Part of the Companilactobacillus zhachilii genome is shown below.
GTTATTGGGACAGCCTGGTTATTCGATGCTGCTGATGTAGCGTTGTTATCTTTTATCATGCCATTAATTAAACAAGAGTGGCACTTAACTGCTGGTCAAATTGGACTAGTTGGTTCAATCACAACTATCGGAATGATGATTGGTGCTTTTCTCTTTGGTTATCTAGCTGATCGTTTTGGTAAGAAAAATATCATGATGGTTACTTTGCTAGTCTTCTCAATTAGTAATCTATTACTAGCTATGACTACTAACGTTAATCAATTTCTATTAATTCGTTTCATCACTGGTGTCGGTTTGGGTGGTGAATTACCTGTTGCTTCAACAATTATTGCAGACTCATTCTCTGGTCATACAAGATCTAAAATGCTCATTTTAGTTGATAGTTTCTGGGCCATCGGTTGGATTTTTGCATCCCTCCTATCGACCTTAGTTATGCCAGCATATGGATGGAAATTTACTGTTATTATCACATCACTAACTGCTATATACACATTAGTCTTACGTAAACACCTTCCTGCAGAAACAAATGTAAAAAATGAAAAACTAAATCTTGGTATTGCTTTAAACAAAATTTGGTCGGCTGAATTCCGTCGCCAAACACTTTGCTTAAGTATCCTTTGGTTCGTTATTATGTTTGTCTATTATGGACTATTTCTTTGGTTACCAAGTATTTTAATCCAACGAAACTTATCTATTTCACGGAGTTTCTTATACACATTGATAACTAGTTTTGCTCAACTACCTGGTTATTTCTTAGCTGCTTACTTGATGGGTAAACTTAGTCGTAAAAAGGTTCTAGGTATTTATATTATCGGTACAATTATCGGAGCATTTCTTTTTGGAACAGCTCAAACAGAAGCTATGGTTCTATTCAGTGGCTCACTTCTATCCTTCTTTACTCTTGGTGCTTGGGGAATCATGATTGCCCTAACACCAACCCAATACCCAATTGAATTACGTGGTATGGGAATTGGATTTACACAAGCAATTGGTCGAATCGGAGCCACTATTGGACCTTACTTAATCGGTTTCTCAT
Proteins encoded:
- a CDS encoding MFS transporter; this translates as METTHKGGLKLLMVIGTAWLFDAADVALLSFIMPLIKQEWHLTAGQIGLVGSITTIGMMIGAFLFGYLADRFGKKNIMMVTLLVFSISNLLLAMTTNVNQFLLIRFITGVGLGGELPVASTIIADSFSGHTRSKMLILVDSFWAIGWIFASLLSTLVMPAYGWKFTVIITSLTAIYTLVLRKHLPAETNVKNEKLNLGIALNKIWSAEFRRQTLCLSILWFVIMFVYYGLFLWLPSILIQRNLSISRSFLYTLITSFAQLPGYFLAAYLMGKLSRKKVLGIYIIGTIIGAFLFGTAQTEAMVLFSGSLLSFFTLGAWGIMIALTPTQYPIELRGMGIGFTQAIGRIGATIGPYLIGFSLGIGINTTMIFFYFIAALVIGIIVLTFGMVDADRQ